Genomic segment of Carassius carassius chromosome 19, fCarCar2.1, whole genome shotgun sequence:
CTCGGCGTCCGACACGACTTTATCCAAGTGGTGTCCATTCATACTGACTGCAACGCGAGACAGTCAGTGATGGCTGTGAGCCAGTAAAAACCACTCTCAGATCATCTGACAGCCTGTGCTTACTAGACTACTGTGctttggcacacacacacacacacacacacacatacacacacacacaaacacacacacagacgtcttTAACTCGCTTGTTTACATAAACACTGTGATTAACTGCTTCTCACTGTTGCTTGTTCCTGCACAGAGGCAGTTGTACAGGAAACTAGCACTCTAATCTAAGCCAAGGGTCTCGATATAGGTGCGAACCTATTAGCCGTATCTCACACTTTAAGATAAAGACAAGTTTGGGGTTAACATACAACagctataaaatattatttggctTTGATCTTCAGCTATTATTAATCCTCCAGATAGAGTCACAGGAAATAAGAGGAGCAGGGAATCAGCTGTGTTTGTTACTTAGCAACACAGCAGATAATGAACTTCCCTTTGAAACTAATCTGTGGTGTTTAATTACTGCATTAATGCCTCCTATAAACATCACTCTTCTCGCCGCTCTCTCATGTAGTGCATGACACTAGTGACAATGTGAGGTAGACGTCTGACACTACAGccttagtattatttttattagagaTGCACAGATTGACCGGCTAGGGACCGGAATTAGCTGGTTTTCTGCACGATCGGCGCAGACCGTTGACCGGACAGTCAGTCTTCCGCATTCTGAGCCGGGATAGATAATGTATTTGTGTCATAACAGATGCAGCAGAGTGAATGTGTGAGAAAGACTTcaggaaacaaaacaaatgagCGCAACAGCACTTATAGACGTATAGATGCATACAACAGTAGGGGTGGGAGTCTATGGGTATCTGATGATTACATCACGATTCGATTACGATGCAGCGATGCATCACAATGTTGTCATACAAGTCTGAGgaggactgcaatacctagttcaaccactcagtgtcaattcttcatacagcacctttaagttaagtggtctaaatgtgaAATTTTCGACCAATCAAAATGTTTGGACCGAGCAGACTTCCCTACCTACCTGTCAACATCTATTTGCGACAACTCGGTTCGAGCAGACACGATACATCATCAGCATGTTCATGCACGCTATACAGACAGTTCAAGAATGGCAGGCAAACATCAACAACCTGAccttccttcctggtattgtagtacaGTTACTAACTGTACTATAACGTTTTCTCACTGGTGAATAACACATGatgtattgtagtaatgttgtctctggtcgTCTGGTCTGTGCGTGTTTATGTGTTCAGGATGTGTGGCTTCAGACGGCGATTTGCTGGAAGGGTGGGACAtacgctttcagtgctatcaggctaaagttagcatttttGAAGAtttcctattgcacctttaatgtACACTACTGTCAATACTGTCTGGAGATTGTAGATCTCCATCTTGCAGACCATGATCATTGACCTCTGACATTTTTACAGGGAGTGGTGCTGTACCGAGTGCGATGGAAGAACTATTCATCGGACGATGACACCTGGGAGCCTGAGGCACACTTGGACGACTGCAGGGAGGTGCTGCTTGCCTACAAGAAGGCCCTGGCTGAGATAAAGCCAAAGAAGGAAACTGGCATGGTGAGATTGTTTTTCTAAGAGCTTGTACAGACAATGAAACATCTGGTTTACTTGATGCAGTCTTTGTGAATATTAATTGTGCTCCATTGTGCCTAGAAGCTGCCCATGAAGAGTGATCTGTTCGATGCCGATTCTGAGAGCGACAGTgataaagaaaaacacaaagaatCACctataaagaagaaaaagaagaagaaaaagaagagagtGGAGGAATCAGATGATGAGATGCCTGTGaaggaaaagaagaagaaaaaggagaGATGGTGGGAAGATAAGCCTCGGCCTGCCCCTGAGTCTGATGAGGAGGAGGTGGAGAGCAGGGATCCTTCCCCTGAACCTCCTAAAAAAGACACAAAGAAGAGGCTCATTGAATCTGATGAAGAGGATGCCCCAGTTACTCCTAAGAAACAAAAGAAACTTGACAAACATAAAGATAGAGGAAAGCAGAGGAAAGAGAGTGGAGAGGACGGCAAGAAAAAGAAAGTCAAGTCAAAAAAAGAGATCGATACTTCGGATGAAGAGGATGAGAAGAGCGACGTGCCCTCTGAGTCCCACACGGATGATACGACGAACACAGAAACAAATGATTCCTTTAAAACCACAACAGCAAAAACCACCGACAAATCTGTGAGAGGTGAGAGTGGAGGTGATCTCAAGCAGGCCAAGCAGAAAAAGGCCAAGTCTGACCTGAAGCTGCAAGGTTTCAAAGACCTGATTCAAGAGAAGAAGCCTAAAAAAGTAGAGGTTTCAACAGCCACGTCTAAAGAAAGTGGTGCAAGCAAGCACAAGAGCTTTACTAGTAGCAAGAGCACTAGCAAGTCTTCTCGCAGCGAGGAGGAGCCCGACTCCAGTGACACGGGGGCACCTACGTCCATACCCAAGTCGAAGGTTAAAAGCAAAGGGCAGGAAGCAGCCCCATCTTCTCAGAAGCTCTCGTCTGCAttttcctcctcctcatcctccacaACAGCCCCCGTCAAGCCCAAAGAGCAGGAGCCGAAGGAAGAAGCTGGTGAGAAGGGAGGTGCCTCTAACTTGTTTGAGAAGTTCCTGTTGAACTGTGAAGCAAAAGATCGGGTACCAAGGAGACAAGCGGACCAGAACAAGAATGCAACTCCAAAGGTACAGGTCTAAAACTTTAAAGTAACCCATTCTCTTCCTTtccttttttgctatttttgttatAACAACTAGTACCAGATTAGTATTAGgctaattcaaagaaaaaaaaaagtgaaagaagtctcttattctcccCAAGTGTAATTTGACCAAAATACAGCGAAAagtgtataatttttttgtgaatcatTATTACAGTTTAGTATTCTcacctgttttctatttgaatatattttttaatgtattttattccattagttgaattttcaacagtttcaacaacaagtcttcagtgtcacatgctccttcagaaaagacatcattctaatatggttTGATGCTCATTTCTTATCAATATTGAACAAAGTTGTgctccttaatatttttttgttgaaataattatttttttcccctcaatctttgtatttactgtcacttttgatcaatttaatgtgtcctcattaaataaaagttttaatttctttacatATGTTACTGTAACCAATTCAGTGATagtttaagaattaaaaaaaattcttacagacatgaatgattttttttgcattcaaaatAAGTTTTGTGTTTGTGATTTGACTATTTCCCACTTGTTTTACAGGGTGCAGGGAAAAATGACAAGAAATCAAAATCGTCAAAGCAGTCTCCTGCACGGAaacctgattcagacaagactgaGAAGGCAAAAGATGGTAAAATAAATTAGTAGCTCAATTAAAGTTTAAATGgtcttgtgtttttttgtttgattaaCCATTACATCCTTCTACCAGTGCCTCGACCTGGTCAGAGTCCCGTCTCTATGGAGATCGATGAGAAACCGGAGAAGGGAGCGTCTGAGATGGAGAAAAGTGATAAATCAGATGAGCCGGCCCCCAAGTCTAAGGAGGAATTACAACGAGAGCAGAGAGAGGAAGAGCAAAGGAAGAGGAAAGAAAAGTtggaagaagaagagaaaaagaggaaagaaAGGATTGAAGAAGAGGAgagaaagaagaaagagagaaTAGAGGAAGCCCAACGGGAGAGAAAAGCACGCATGGAGGAGGCACAGAGGCTTGCAGAGGAGGCCCGGCAAGAGCGGCTGGAAAGGAAGTCCATGACTGAGCCAATAGCGTCTCCTGACTCAACAGAAGACTCCAGATGGAAGGACAAGAAGAGGAGAAAGAGGGATGACAGTGAATCACGGGTCTTCACCACCTGCGATGACAATCAGGACTCCCAGGACACCATGGAGCGCTCAGACAAAATTCCTGGTTTGTATTTGGCAAAAAGAGATTAATCTTTTGAAAACATGTCTTGAGACACCTTCATTCTGTTCCATTTGCCCTAGTGATAAAcggttaattgaaataaaaataaaatcgtgATTATCGATTTTTTTAGTGAGATGATCGAACTGAAAAGGTTgcgatttaattaaatatgcgcAGTGTTTTAGAGTGAAGGGTGGCATTGTGTTCTTTTACACGTGAGCAGCTCATGATCTGGTGTTTTCAGTGTCTCAGAGTAACTCTGTTCGAACCCATCTCTGCATCTGCTCTGAGTTCAGGGATAGTTGACAGTGCGCATTTCAAAACACGACAAGCTCCAACCATCTTTACATACTTCTAATGAAAAGTGCTTATCAAAATTTGAAAAGAAAAGCTTAAAATTAAAGCTTGATGGTTAAAcatggttaaatatttttaatgtaatatttttcttaaatactcttAAGATATTACAATcataatttttctcttttttttttttatttatttatttataaaaaatactaatatttaattatatgatcTCCATTTTTGGCCAATTTTCAAGcctacaaacaagcacagcaaactaggtttttaataactatatttttaagaaaaattgctaaaaatttattttttgccCCGAATCAGTAGCTATTTTCGAATGGACGAACACATCCTATTTGATCAAATGGCATTTTTCTATTAACGATTTATTATAAGCTATGCATGTAGTAGCTGATATAGTGGGGATGCTAACCACAGTGTTTCTGTGAGACAGACAGGGGACCACCATCTCTTAATCTTGGGGTGGAGCTCAAGCTGGACTGGATGACACTGGAGGACTTTCAGAAACACTTGAATGGAGAGGATGAGAATCTCTCTCCGCTGGCCTTAACTCCCGGTGAGTGATAACAGCACAGAAAAACAACAGCACAAATCCCTCCTGAATGGCATATTTCCGGCCCATCTTTCATTTATTGTaaaatttcagttttcagttgatTTTaagttttcttcttcattttccTCCCCTCTTCTCCCTTGCTCTGCTTACCATGTAACTTTCAGCTGAGCTGCGAGAAGCAGTGAAGAATGGGAATTACCTGGCGGTAAAACGTGCGCTTAGTTCCAAAGAGGACTACAATCTGGACCAGGAGGTATGTTATATTCCTTTTCgctcttcttctctcttttttttccctctctgccTGTCTTGAATCTTTATTAATCATCCATCAGAGACCTGGGTCATGTTGCTGCTGTTCATCATGCGTTAACTATTACTGAGTCCGTGGTTTCAGTCAAACATACTTGTCTATAGTACCTGAGAAAGTTATCTGTTAATATTTGATAAAACATttgatataatgtaatgtaatatttgtaTTGAATCCATaaagaaactgtttttttttatctatcagGATGGTGTAATTAGAGCATCTACTAGCAGATACTAACTGTACCTTCTGCAGAGCAGCCATACCTTGATCCCATGGTTTTATTGCTATTTGGGAGGGTGCCATGTGTACATCtttgaatgttttgtttgtgCTGCCACCTGCAGGACTCCAGCGGCATGTCTTTAACACTGCTGGCTGCTGCAGGCGGTCAAGATGACGTCCTCAGGCTGCTCATTAAGAAAGGAGTGAAGGTCAATGCTAGACAGAAGAATGGCACCACTGCCCTGATGCACGCTGCTGAAAAGGTGCAGAACAACACTGCTCTGTTCGGGAACTCTTTTGATGACTGTTTTCACTCCAATCACTAATACCAGAGAgtattagtatatttatttaattactcaTTGTTCTGTTTGGTGCAGAAATTCTTGACGACAGTGGCCATTCTTCTAGAGGCGGGAGCATCCGTAAATGCCCAAACTCTGGCAGGAGAAACAGCTCTCATGAAGGTGAGAAGGGTGTTATATTGACCTGTAAGTTAGATCTCTACAAACAGAAACTGGTTTGTTAATGACCCTATGATTGATACTCTATCATTCAGATGTGTGGGTTCATTAgcataatgttacaaatgtttttgaaagaaaaaccAAAAACTTTTAAGCTCATCAAACTGCATTTcatcgaaaatacagtaaaaatagtaataatatgaaatattattacacttaattacttttaattgtatcttattcctgtggtgcaaagctgaattttcagcagtcattactccagtcttcagtgtcacatgatccttcagaagtcattctaatatgctgatttgctgctcgagaaacatttatcaatgttgaaagcagttgtgtcgcctaatatttttttgaaaactgtGATTTTTGGTTTCTTTCATaaatcgaataaaaaaaaaaaaaacatttattgaagttgaaattttttttgtaacattataaatgtcattgcagtggttcactctaggcctccgggctccgctcactcaaggccttgGTGTGTGACCCTGTTTTGTTgaaaaagtgaaactactttgtttggccttccaaaagatgacacgactagaaatcatttttaaatcacgtttataatgggttttatgtttatgtttcgtCGCTCCGACTGGACAGGATTACAACATATTAAGGGGCGTAATATTTCTCTCACTCGTTTgaagtattcggccaatcacaacgcactggatagttggccaatcagaacacacctcacttttcagacaaatgagctttgtaaaaatcaatgcgtttcagAGGTCGGGGCATATAGGAGAAACAACaatgttttttaaaacttaaaccacataaacacatttcattacaccaaatacaccaaataatgttctttttagcaacatcatatgacccctttaaaaacaaattatactgaccccaaatttcttttattatactatatttatatatatatattttagtttatattaagTTAAGTTATGATTAAGTTATTCTCTAGCTATCAGACAGTTTGCACTTTTAGGTTATAACATCTGGTATGTACTGAGTGCTGATTGTTGAATTATTCTCTCTAAGGCTTGTAAGAGGGGTAATGCAGATGTGGTTCGCCTCCTGTTGGAATATGGAGCTGACTGCAACATCTTGTCTAAACACAAGAGCACTGCCTTGCACTATGCCAAACTTAGCAACAATTTGATGGTGTATGATCTCATCAAAGACCATATGCAAACGTGAGTGTTTAATTGCTGCATTATTCAAACACCTCCACATATATTTAAAGATATAGAACACGGGCAGCATAAAAAGTCTCACTATTAAAATAAAGGGCATATGTGAAATGCATCTTGTAGGTTATCAACTGTGGCGGAGGAGACAATCAGAGCTTATTttgaaacgcgactggccctgctGGAACCTGTATTCCCTTTGGCTTGCCACAGATTGTGCGAGGGACCAGATTTTTCACTGGAATTCAACTACAAACCCCCTCAACACACACCCGCAGAAGGTGAAATACTGGCTTCAAATTCTTCTGTTCTCAATCACTGCAGTTTTATTTTTCGAATTAGTGTGCCATTATTGTGCTTTCTGTCTCAGGATCTGGCATCCTGCTTTTTATCTTCCATGCAAACTTCCTTACTGAGATCACAGCTAGACTCTGCGGGCCCTGTAGTGTCCATGCTGTGGTCCTGAATGATAAGTTTCAGCTGCCCATCTTCTTGGTAAGACACTGATGTCACAATCGGTCCTTATTTAGATTGTCTCTTTGCTTTGTTGAATGTCTGCGGTCTCTCACACTCTGTGTGCTGCTCCCCCTGCAGGACAGCCATTTCATATACTCTTTCAGTCCTGTTCAGGGAACCAACAAACTGTTCATCCGTCTGGCAGAGTCGCCCACAGCAAAGGTACCTAGAACTGaaacacattattatttatatgagaTTGTTTAAATACTGCTTTATAAATGCTTGAACATGCACCAAAATAGGGTGCGccatgttttgatttttaaagtccactgccacaaataaatcaaatgtatgggaaacactggtAATGTGTTTTGAGATGtcagaaatgtgtttaaaaatcatatatcacgatatatattaatattgaataATTGTTTAACCCTACACCAAAGCAAGCGTGAATAATTGAGAAAGGGCTCTGTAAAATAAGAGCTACTTGTCGCTAACTGGAATGTTAAAGTTAGCATAAAATGGACATTCtagtttttaaatgcatgttattgatcgtTTTGTGAACATTTAATccttgtatgtttattttttttactggaaattctttataaaaatatcGCAACTTGACCTTTAAGTGAAATGACAGACATTTCTAATCATTTAGACTAGTTAATTGCATTCAGATGTACTTCCATCCAAACAACAACTGACAGATAGAACCGGCCCTTCATTTTTTTCCCTCAGTTGTATGTCAGTATTGAAGAAAATATCTTATGCTACTTCAATTAAAacgttcagttttattttttttgcctcaGGCATGAAAATATCTTATTTGTTAGAGAATCGTTGTGTGTGGTTCTTTTTAATGATCCATTCTGAATGattgttttatttgattgttaGATATCCTTAATTAATTCAGATTGGAAAGGTCATAAAAAAGTGGAAACTAAGCTAAGCAAGCCTTATGGTAATTAAAATGTAGTAATTAGGattgtgtgtgtttcactttTTCCACAGGTTAAACTGCTAATTTGTGCATACAGAGTCCAACTACAGTGATGCCACAGTGCTCCCCTCCAGGTCAAAGGTCACTGCAGAAGCTCAGCCTCCCCAAGAACTGAGACTTTTACAGTTTTACACTTGACACATGCTGAGCAGGAGAGAGTTTAGAAATGGTTATGTTTTACTTGGGGAAGAACTGTAGTACTGACAGCTCAGTAACAACAGTCAAAACTCAAATACGGTTGGTTAAGTGTTGCAAGTGTTTATTGAGTTTTCGGAAGTCTGATTTTTGATAGCAACTGCATCACACATGAAGGTCAGCAAATGTGACAAACTGGATTTGTATCTGAAAGTCATTTGTAAATCTTGTTTGTAAAGTGttccttttattttttcctcttttaaatagAATAATTTATCACTCCAGATACACCtactgttttgttttatgtttcgtTCTGTTTAACCTGACCATACGCTTATCTGATGTGCTTCGGTCTTCATTGCTTGTGCAGAGTGAATGATGGAACGAATGAACAGTTCTTGTCTCCCTGTTGATTTGTGCTCGTGGGACTGTGACAAAACTGGACCCAAGTGTGACTTTGAACTCCAGAGTGCGTACTTTAAAATACaagttttcatattttgtttcctGAGAATGCAATGGTTTTTCAAAAGGCATGACCTAGTGGCATGAATCCTAAATTTGACAAAATGAAGCCATTATAGTTGAAGAAATGTTTGAATGTATACATTTGGGTTGTGAGCTATTGTAAGGGCTAATTTGTTTTTGCATTGAGAGGAGGAAGATTTAAGTCATCCAAGTAGGAGTGATCAGTAGAACGAGTTCTTTTAATACTGATTGGTAGAGAATGTGACCCTTTTCATGTATGTACCAATGTGTTGTAAGGCAGGTTGTACATCAGCTCAGTTCAATTTCTTATTAAGAGTTTACATTAGAGTGTAGTTATGTAACTGTTCAACATGCAGCACATGAGCTCAGGTCATCTTCTGGTAGTGATCATACAGATTACATGTGTAGTTTTCACAAGCATTATGTAAAGTTATTAATGACTGAACTAGGGAGTCAGATCCGGAATGTACAGCTGGGCTCATCTTGAAAGAGCTTTGAAGCACAGTGACGTTCTTTTATTCTGTTGCCTACCTCTCTTTGTCCCGTCATTGTTTTATTAGTAAGTGAGAGAAAGACTGCTCATTGCTTCACGTCCTCTTCTGACTACAGTAAATAAACTGTACATATATTTCCATAATCAATCTTTTGTATTCACTCCTATTTACTAAAGcaacaataaataaacagttattCTCTTAATTGGTGCAGCACTAGAGACTTCCATTCCACTAATTTAATTCATATACACATTGTGTAGCAAAGGAGACTGTTTAAGATGAGTGCATGTTAGAATATGATCAGATGGGAAAGATGGCTCATTGCCAACATGCACTAGAGATGGATGTGATAGAACTGTCTTCAGGAGGGGAGTCCAATCCTGCTCGTGGGTGGCCAAATGTGTatctccaaccagctccaacacacttgcctggaagtttctagtaagtCTTAAACCTTGATtagctgcttcaggtgtgtttaattgggtttGGAGCTGAACTGCAGGACAGTGTTTGGAGACCCCTGGTCTTCAGTATGCTTTAAAGCAGGGGTGTCCAGACTCAGTCCTGGAGGGTTTAGCTCCAACTTTGCTGCGTCCAAAAGCACTAAAAGGCTGCCTTCGGAGGCAGCATTCCAAGGCAGTaaggcatcaaggcacatccGAATCCAAATTCTATTTTACTTCCCATCTCCGGAGGTACCTTCTGACtgaattttgaaggcagcatagatgtatgcttcactgcctttgatatcccacaatcctgtgtgtTCCATTCTG
This window contains:
- the LOC132095262 gene encoding M-phase phosphoprotein 8-like isoform X1 yields the protein MASGAERAEPGDSEQDEEDVYEVERIIDMRVEEGVVLYRVRWKNYSSDDDTWEPEAHLDDCREVLLAYKKALAEIKPKKETGMKLPMKSDLFDADSESDSDKEKHKESPIKKKKKKKKKRVEESDDEMPVKEKKKKKERWWEDKPRPAPESDEEEVESRDPSPEPPKKDTKKRLIESDEEDAPVTPKKQKKLDKHKDRGKQRKESGEDGKKKKVKSKKEIDTSDEEDEKSDVPSESHTDDTTNTETNDSFKTTTAKTTDKSVRGESGGDLKQAKQKKAKSDLKLQGFKDLIQEKKPKKVEVSTATSKESGASKHKSFTSSKSTSKSSRSEEEPDSSDTGAPTSIPKSKVKSKGQEAAPSSQKLSSAFSSSSSSTTAPVKPKEQEPKEEAGEKGGASNLFEKFLLNCEAKDRVPRRQADQNKNATPKGAGKNDKKSKSSKQSPARKPDSDKTEKAKDVPRPGQSPVSMEIDEKPEKGASEMEKSDKSDEPAPKSKEELQREQREEEQRKRKEKLEEEEKKRKERIEEEERKKKERIEEAQRERKARMEEAQRLAEEARQERLERKSMTEPIASPDSTEDSRWKDKKRRKRDDSESRVFTTCDDNQDSQDTMERSDKIPDRGPPSLNLGVELKLDWMTLEDFQKHLNGEDENLSPLALTPAELREAVKNGNYLAVKRALSSKEDYNLDQEDSSGMSLTLLAAAGGQDDVLRLLIKKGVKVNARQKNGTTALMHAAEKKFLTTVAILLEAGASVNAQTLAGETALMKACKRGNADVVRLLLEYGADCNILSKHKSTALHYAKLSNNLMVYDLIKDHMQTLSTVAEETIRAYFETRLALLEPVFPLACHRLCEGPDFSLEFNYKPPQHTPAEGSGILLFIFHANFLTEITARLCGPCSVHAVVLNDKFQLPIFLDSHFIYSFSPVQGTNKLFIRLAESPTAKVKLLICAYRVQLQ
- the LOC132095262 gene encoding M-phase phosphoprotein 8-like isoform X2, which produces MASGAERAEPGDSEQDEEDVYEVERIIDMRVEEGVVLYRVRWKNYSSDDDTWEPEAHLDDCREVLLAYKKALAEIKPKKETGMLPMKSDLFDADSESDSDKEKHKESPIKKKKKKKKKRVEESDDEMPVKEKKKKKERWWEDKPRPAPESDEEEVESRDPSPEPPKKDTKKRLIESDEEDAPVTPKKQKKLDKHKDRGKQRKESGEDGKKKKVKSKKEIDTSDEEDEKSDVPSESHTDDTTNTETNDSFKTTTAKTTDKSVRGESGGDLKQAKQKKAKSDLKLQGFKDLIQEKKPKKVEVSTATSKESGASKHKSFTSSKSTSKSSRSEEEPDSSDTGAPTSIPKSKVKSKGQEAAPSSQKLSSAFSSSSSSTTAPVKPKEQEPKEEAGEKGGASNLFEKFLLNCEAKDRVPRRQADQNKNATPKGAGKNDKKSKSSKQSPARKPDSDKTEKAKDVPRPGQSPVSMEIDEKPEKGASEMEKSDKSDEPAPKSKEELQREQREEEQRKRKEKLEEEEKKRKERIEEEERKKKERIEEAQRERKARMEEAQRLAEEARQERLERKSMTEPIASPDSTEDSRWKDKKRRKRDDSESRVFTTCDDNQDSQDTMERSDKIPDRGPPSLNLGVELKLDWMTLEDFQKHLNGEDENLSPLALTPAELREAVKNGNYLAVKRALSSKEDYNLDQEDSSGMSLTLLAAAGGQDDVLRLLIKKGVKVNARQKNGTTALMHAAEKKFLTTVAILLEAGASVNAQTLAGETALMKACKRGNADVVRLLLEYGADCNILSKHKSTALHYAKLSNNLMVYDLIKDHMQTLSTVAEETIRAYFETRLALLEPVFPLACHRLCEGPDFSLEFNYKPPQHTPAEGSGILLFIFHANFLTEITARLCGPCSVHAVVLNDKFQLPIFLDSHFIYSFSPVQGTNKLFIRLAESPTAKVKLLICAYRVQLQ